One genomic region from Acidobacteriota bacterium encodes:
- a CDS encoding FtsX-like permease family protein, with product MDELLYPRRLAATILGVSGLVGLGLACIGLYGVVSFSVARRLRELGIRATLGARPADLVRLVLEEGGRMAAIGAVIGLAGGVIALRYTAHIADGIPSTDWLVFAIVPTALALVVLVACYLPARRAGRVDPVETLRQ from the coding sequence ATGGACGAACTGCTCTACCCACGCCGCCTCGCTGCCACCATTCTGGGCGTCTCCGGCCTCGTCGGCCTCGGTCTCGCGTGCATCGGACTCTACGGCGTGGTTTCGTTCTCGGTGGCGCGACGTCTTCGCGAACTCGGCATCCGCGCCACGCTGGGCGCGCGGCCGGCCGATCTGGTCCGCCTCGTCCTGGAAGAAGGCGGACGCATGGCCGCCATCGGCGCGGTTATCGGACTGGCTGGCGGCGTCATTGCTCTTCGCTACACCGCGCACATAGCCGATGGCATCCCGTCTACGGATTGGCTGGTCTTCGCGATCGTACCGACTGCGCTCGCACTCGTCGTTCTCGTCGCGTGCTACCTGCCAGCTCGGAGAGCAGGGCGGGTCGATCCGGTCGAAACGTTAAGGCAGTGA
- a CDS encoding ABC transporter permease → MGSLWYDLRSGLRQLQRHRGFTALAVGVLALGIGINSAIFSVVYTVFFKPWPIEKPEEVAFIYRNQSNRTTWPASFGTLPNPFIPSPQNVLDSNRGVAAIAAYWGIPRDIEVGGLTERTWGEWVSANYFDVLGIKPIAGRTFAAGDDQTNPDVGIVISHALWQERLGGAADVVGRTIRINNRNVSVIGIVGPEFKGLTGVWTPSRWWVVGEQVNKGYAGSAFIRMRPGVTAEQTQLSLNILGSRQNEETRKVRPQYALPPGVPYYVVKAANDVRLPQEFGSTIVPERIATALSIVVAMVLVIATINITGLLLARGMSRTNELATRRALGVTPFRLARQLLTETVLLTSAGGLLGLLLAWNLVSLFMSLTPNNFTVDAAFDVRVVAFAAAVCLVTGILIGLAPVRQALKVDVLSALAGGYRDSGQTRRRLRHWVVVPQVALSLLLLVVTGVHVRSLRQLEDAPLGYRPDQATVLSLSRTTPEDEPWSKRRPDAEIAAEYQALYLSLHNVLAAMPGLHAGLTSSLPTWATSQPDVATSDSARTRQAGRTIFPFK, encoded by the coding sequence TTGGGCAGCCTTTGGTATGACCTCCGTTCCGGCCTCCGTCAGCTTCAACGCCATCGCGGGTTCACCGCGCTCGCGGTGGGTGTGCTCGCGCTGGGCATCGGCATCAACAGTGCGATCTTCAGCGTGGTCTACACGGTGTTTTTCAAACCGTGGCCCATCGAGAAGCCAGAGGAAGTTGCCTTCATCTATCGCAACCAGTCGAACCGGACCACTTGGCCTGCATCGTTTGGAACTTTGCCGAACCCCTTCATCCCCAGCCCCCAGAATGTTCTGGACAGTAATCGTGGAGTCGCGGCCATCGCTGCGTATTGGGGTATTCCGCGCGACATCGAGGTTGGCGGTCTCACGGAGCGAACCTGGGGCGAATGGGTCTCGGCTAACTATTTCGATGTTCTGGGCATAAAGCCCATCGCAGGGCGAACTTTCGCAGCCGGTGACGATCAGACCAATCCAGACGTCGGCATAGTGATCAGCCACGCGCTGTGGCAGGAACGGCTTGGCGGTGCGGCCGATGTCGTGGGACGCACGATACGCATCAACAACCGCAACGTGTCGGTCATCGGCATCGTCGGACCGGAATTCAAAGGACTCACGGGAGTATGGACGCCATCACGCTGGTGGGTCGTCGGCGAGCAGGTTAACAAGGGGTACGCCGGAAGTGCATTCATCCGCATGAGGCCCGGCGTGACTGCAGAGCAGACGCAATTGAGTCTGAATATTCTCGGCTCTCGACAGAACGAAGAGACCAGGAAAGTACGCCCGCAGTATGCCCTTCCGCCCGGTGTTCCCTACTACGTCGTCAAGGCCGCGAATGACGTGCGGCTGCCGCAGGAGTTCGGCAGCACAATTGTTCCCGAGCGCATCGCGACTGCGCTTTCAATTGTGGTGGCGATGGTGCTCGTCATCGCGACAATCAACATCACAGGTTTGCTGCTCGCGCGCGGCATGAGCCGCACCAACGAGCTGGCCACTCGACGGGCGCTTGGCGTGACGCCGTTTCGTTTGGCCAGACAACTCCTCACTGAGACCGTACTCCTCACGTCCGCAGGAGGGCTGCTCGGTCTGTTGCTCGCATGGAATCTGGTTAGCCTTTTCATGTCGCTCACGCCAAACAACTTCACTGTTGATGCCGCCTTTGATGTCCGTGTCGTCGCGTTCGCCGCCGCGGTATGCCTGGTCACCGGAATCCTGATCGGACTTGCACCGGTCCGCCAGGCACTGAAAGTGGACGTGTTGTCTGCACTGGCCGGCGGTTATCGCGATTCAGGCCAGACGCGCCGGCGCCTCCGTCATTGGGTGGTTGTGCCCCAGGTCGCACTCTCGCTGCTCCTCCTTGTTGTTACCGGCGTGCATGTGCGATCGCTTCGCCAACTCGAGGACGCGCCTCTGGGATACAGGCCGGATCAAGCCACAGTGCTTTCACTCTCGCGGACGACGCCCGAGGATGAACCCTGGTCCAAGCGGCGGCCAGATGCCGAGATCGCCGCGGAGTACCAGGCTTTGTATTTGTCTCTGCACAATGTGCTCGCGGCGATGCCGGGGCTTCATGCCGGATTGACCAGCTCGCTGCCCACCTGGGCCACCTCGCAACCCGACGTGGCGACCAGCGACAGCGCGCGCACGCGGCAGGCCGGCCGGACGATTTTCCCGTTCAAGTAG
- a CDS encoding PepSY domain-containing protein: MLMLVLAVTGVGMTMIAPGPARRLFVDLHTAREYALPVKLLYALGSLGFLVQGVTGVLMWWRPRAGR; the protein is encoded by the coding sequence GTGCTGATGCTGGTGCTTGCCGTGACCGGTGTGGGCATGACGATGATCGCGCCGGGGCCGGCGCGGCGGTTGTTCGTGGATCTGCACACCGCGAGGGAGTACGCGCTTCCCGTCAAGCTTCTGTACGCCCTGGGGTCACTGGGCTTTCTGGTTCAGGGCGTCACCGGGGTGCTGATGTGGTGGCGGCCCCGGGCGGGCCGCTAG
- a CDS encoding cytochrome b/b6 domain-containing protein — protein MRHTATVRITHWITAFSVAALLLSGVEILISHPRFYWGETGNVMDTPLFSLPIPSSRSTVPTGFSYVLPDQNGWSRSLHFQSAWLLLLAGGVYLAAGLRTRHFRDRLWPTRSDTTWRVMRSAISKSLRRASPSEREEWSYNGLQRMTYLGVIFVLFPMVVWTGLAMSDAFAAVSPGLVSALGGRQSARTLHFVLTVLLCAFLLVHVAMVYRAGFVRRVRAMITGQTGSHKEKP, from the coding sequence ATGCGACACACGGCCACCGTCCGTATCACGCACTGGATCACAGCATTCTCGGTTGCGGCACTCCTGCTGAGCGGCGTCGAGATCCTGATTTCCCATCCCCGCTTCTACTGGGGCGAAACGGGCAACGTGATGGACACGCCCTTGTTTTCGCTGCCTATCCCCAGCTCACGGTCCACCGTACCGACCGGCTTCTCGTACGTGTTGCCCGATCAGAACGGATGGAGCCGGTCTCTTCACTTTCAGTCGGCGTGGCTGCTCCTGCTGGCAGGCGGCGTGTATCTGGCCGCCGGACTCCGGACGCGGCACTTCCGAGACAGGTTGTGGCCCACACGCAGCGACACCACGTGGCGTGTGATGCGAAGCGCCATCAGCAAGAGCCTGCGGCGCGCCTCGCCCAGCGAACGGGAGGAGTGGTCGTACAACGGCCTCCAGCGGATGACCTACCTCGGCGTCATCTTTGTGCTGTTCCCAATGGTGGTCTGGACGGGGTTGGCCATGTCGGACGCCTTCGCGGCCGTTAGCCCAGGGCTGGTCAGCGCGCTCGGCGGCCGGCAATCGGCACGGACGCTGCATTTTGTCCTGACGGTGTTGTTGTGCGCCTTCCTGCTGGTCCACGTGGCGATGGTGTACCGCGCCGGCTTCGTGAGGCGGGTGCGCGCGATGATCACGGGGCAGACGGGCAGTCACAAGGAGAAGCCATGA
- a CDS encoding HYR domain-containing protein, with protein MARRLGQPFVLLAMIALGACETPTPPTPSPDAPTLTCPASASLVSPDGAPVPHAFTVPTAVNGQLPVIVSCSKATGSTFPLGSTIVTCTATDALARQTSCNFNVTVTAIPKISKTRLLGFGDSITFGRCGPKNPLPNTCPPYTVRLEELLRGRYTQQSFQVFTRGQPGETAVQGEDWLPIELNNYNPEVLMLMEGTNDLTDGSALPKALDSLEAMIDLARSRGVMVFLATVPPIAPGGTYNSQVPLVAPFNAEIRNLAARKGVPLVDVYAALNVDIPRYYVGDDLHPTGEALRVIGETFYAKIRETLDITPTGTSTVMLYRLAGLFDSPGRLSPGLKTRPPRTPLQICPATIQSGYSSFSFDNGC; from the coding sequence ATGGCCCGTCGTCTCGGACAACCGTTCGTCCTGCTGGCCATGATCGCCCTTGGTGCGTGCGAGACCCCGACTCCGCCGACGCCGAGCCCCGATGCACCGACGCTGACCTGTCCCGCTTCGGCCTCGCTCGTATCGCCTGATGGCGCGCCAGTGCCGCATGCGTTCACAGTTCCCACTGCCGTGAATGGCCAGCTCCCAGTGATTGTTTCCTGCTCGAAGGCAACAGGATCGACGTTCCCGTTGGGATCAACGATTGTGACTTGCACTGCCACGGATGCGCTTGCGCGCCAGACGTCGTGCAATTTCAATGTGACGGTGACGGCCATCCCGAAGATCTCCAAGACGAGGCTACTCGGGTTTGGCGACAGCATCACGTTTGGTCGATGCGGCCCGAAGAATCCGCTCCCGAACACATGTCCGCCTTACACAGTACGGCTCGAGGAGCTGCTTCGAGGGCGCTACACGCAGCAGAGCTTCCAGGTGTTCACTCGTGGCCAACCCGGCGAAACAGCGGTGCAGGGTGAAGATTGGCTGCCGATCGAACTCAACAACTACAACCCGGAAGTCCTGATGCTGATGGAAGGCACCAACGACCTAACTGATGGATCTGCTCTGCCGAAGGCGCTTGATTCGCTCGAGGCCATGATCGATTTAGCTCGTTCACGAGGTGTGATGGTATTCCTGGCGACGGTGCCGCCCATTGCGCCTGGCGGCACGTACAACTCGCAGGTTCCGCTAGTAGCCCCGTTCAACGCGGAGATTCGCAACCTCGCGGCTCGGAAGGGCGTCCCACTGGTCGATGTGTATGCCGCGCTCAACGTCGATATCCCCCGGTACTATGTCGGCGACGATTTGCATCCAACCGGTGAAGCCCTGCGCGTGATCGGTGAGACCTTCTACGCGAAGATCCGCGAGACGCTCGATATTACGCCCACTGGCACGTCGACTGTCATGCTGTACCGGCTTGCCGGCCTGTTCGATTCGCCGGGTCGGCTGTCGCCGGGTCTGAAGACCCGGCCTCCGAGAACGCCTCTCCAGATCTGTCCTGCAACAATCCAATCTGGATACTCGAGTTTTTCGTTCGACAATGGCTGTTGA
- a CDS encoding PepSY domain-containing protein produces the protein MTSRRFVLITHRWIGLSTSIILAIAGATGALLAVPGPDLLRRAASRLHETLALGSVGNMIVLTATGAAIVLQLGGVWLWWKRKSFAVRLSAGWRRAVIDLHHSAGALGLVLMLLVAVTGVGMTMFTPGPERAMFVDLHTARKYALPVKVLYALVSLGFLVQGVTGVLMWWRPRPGGQPVLQVQERAFKERKT, from the coding sequence ATGACTTCGCGCCGGTTCGTCCTCATCACCCACCGCTGGATTGGACTCTCGACGTCGATCATCCTGGCGATTGCCGGAGCGACTGGTGCATTACTCGCCGTGCCTGGTCCAGATCTACTTCGACGCGCGGCCAGCCGGCTTCACGAGACACTGGCGCTCGGTTCGGTCGGGAACATGATTGTGCTGACGGCCACTGGTGCGGCGATCGTGCTGCAGTTGGGCGGTGTGTGGCTGTGGTGGAAGCGGAAATCGTTTGCCGTGCGGCTGTCGGCCGGGTGGCGGCGCGCCGTGATCGACCTTCACCACTCCGCTGGAGCGTTGGGCCTGGTGCTGATGTTGTTGGTGGCCGTCACCGGTGTGGGGATGACGATGTTCACGCCGGGACCGGAGCGGGCGATGTTCGTCGATCTTCACACCGCGCGGAAGTACGCGCTTCCCGTGAAAGTCCTGTACGCCCTGGTGTCCCTGGGCTTTTTAGTTCAGGGTGTGACCGGGGTTCTGATGTGGTGGCGGCCCCGGCCTGGCGGCCAGCCGGTCCTTCAGGTTCAGGAACGGGCGTTCAAAGAGCGCAAAACTTAG
- a CDS encoding molybdopterin-dependent oxidoreductase, with translation MSGMSRRTLLTRGLAAAAGLSGLSVAARLAERYGLIPPDAGNIYGMGETLTYAANRLIVGDSPAREFPRHMISTAPFANPSMPGEMFKRLEAGGFADWRLEVGGMVARPLSLSLPDLRRLPERSQITQLACEEGWSYIAEWRGAALADVLNAAGLLPGARYLAYYSTDPDSWETIDIAEARHPQTLVTWGMNGNDLPVGFGGPLRLRVPRQLGYKSLKFLTRVVAVDGVRHLGQGTGGANPQWGYSWYAGI, from the coding sequence ATGAGCGGAATGAGTCGGCGCACGCTCCTCACGCGCGGCCTCGCGGCTGCGGCGGGGTTGTCTGGTCTCTCGGTGGCCGCCCGGCTCGCCGAACGCTACGGCCTGATTCCGCCGGATGCGGGGAACATCTACGGCATGGGCGAGACACTCACGTACGCGGCCAATCGACTGATCGTGGGCGACTCGCCGGCTCGCGAATTCCCACGCCACATGATCTCGACAGCGCCATTCGCGAATCCCTCAATGCCCGGAGAGATGTTCAAACGCCTGGAAGCGGGAGGCTTCGCGGACTGGCGCCTCGAAGTGGGCGGCATGGTGGCGCGCCCATTGTCGCTGTCTCTGCCTGATCTCAGGCGGTTGCCGGAACGCTCGCAGATCACGCAGTTGGCCTGCGAAGAAGGATGGTCGTACATCGCAGAGTGGCGCGGAGCCGCGTTGGCCGACGTCCTGAACGCCGCCGGTCTCCTGCCGGGTGCACGTTACCTGGCGTACTACTCAACCGACCCCGACTCATGGGAAACCATCGACATCGCTGAAGCGCGCCATCCGCAGACGCTAGTGACGTGGGGCATGAACGGCAACGACCTGCCCGTCGGGTTTGGCGGACCGCTCCGGCTCAGGGTCCCTCGACAACTCGGCTACAAGAGCCTGAAGTTCCTGACTCGTGTGGTCGCCGTGGACGGCGTGAGGCACCTCGGCCAAGGAACGGGCGGCGCCAATCCACAGTGGGGCTACTCGTGGTACGCGGGAATCTGA